A window from Terriglobales bacterium encodes these proteins:
- a CDS encoding TerC family protein has protein sequence MPAAPHVPLSIWIAFNLFVLAMLALDLGIFHRRAREMRFREAAGWSLMWVALSLGFWVLLRWWRGPHDALDYLTGYLLEKSLSVDNLFVFLLIFRYFKVPRLHQHTVLFWGVVGALLMRGAFIAAGVTLLARFEWVIYIFGGFLIYSGLKLLHHRKEEIHPEKNPLLRLFKRLVPSTHDYVDNKLLVRQAGRWMATPLLAVLLVVETTDVLFATDSIPAILAITRDAFIVYTSNVFAILGLRALYFVLAGMMDLFHYLHHGLAVVLVFIGVKMLLAHAYPIPTWVALCVVGGVLAVAVGASLLFPAKKAAPGSP, from the coding sequence ATGCCCGCCGCCCCTCACGTCCCGCTGAGCATCTGGATCGCCTTCAATCTCTTCGTACTGGCCATGCTGGCGCTGGACCTGGGGATCTTCCACCGGCGGGCGCGGGAGATGCGTTTCCGCGAGGCCGCGGGCTGGAGCCTGATGTGGGTCGCGCTCTCCCTCGGCTTCTGGGTGTTGCTGCGCTGGTGGCGCGGGCCCCACGACGCGCTCGACTACCTGACCGGCTACCTGCTGGAGAAGTCGCTGAGCGTCGACAACCTCTTCGTCTTCCTGCTGATCTTCCGCTACTTCAAGGTACCGCGGCTGCACCAGCACACGGTGCTGTTCTGGGGCGTGGTGGGGGCGCTGCTCATGCGCGGCGCGTTCATCGCCGCTGGAGTGACGCTGCTGGCGCGCTTCGAGTGGGTGATCTACATCTTCGGCGGTTTCCTCATCTACAGCGGGTTAAAGCTCTTGCACCACCGCAAAGAAGAGATCCACCCGGAGAAGAACCCGCTGCTGCGGCTCTTCAAGCGCCTTGTGCCTTCGACCCACGACTACGTGGACAACAAGCTGCTGGTGCGCCAGGCAGGACGCTGGATGGCCACGCCGCTGCTGGCGGTGCTGCTGGTGGTGGAGACCACGGACGTGCTCTTTGCCACTGACTCCATCCCCGCCATCCTGGCCATCACCCGCGACGCTTTCATCGTGTACACCTCCAACGTCTTCGCCATCCTGGGGCTGCGCGCCCTCTACTTCGTGCTGGCCGGCATGATGGACCTCTTCCACTACCTGCACCACGGGCTGGCGGTGGTGTTGGTGTTCATCGGGGTGAAGATGCTGCTGGCGCACGCCTACCCCATCCCCACCTGGGTGGCGCTGTGCGTGGTGGGTGGAGTGCTGGCGGTGGCGGTGGGAGCGTCGTTGCTGTTTCCGGCGAAGAAGGCGGCACCTGGCTCACCTTGA